Below is a genomic region from Microbacterium sp. LWO12-1.2.
CGTTCCGATGAACGGTAGCTGACCTCGGCGTTGCGTCGACCACCGTCTGCGCGGGGCGTGCCACGCTGGAGGCATGACTGACCAACCGCTTCCCGAAGCTCTCAGCGCCGAGATCAACGCCGCCCTCGATGAGGCGGGAGTCGACTCCGACCGCAGACTCGTGATGCGGATGCTGCGCACGGCGATCCTGCTGGGGGAGGACGGGGCGGATCGCCTCGACCTGAAGATCGCCTCGGCAGCTCTCGCCGAGATGCGGGACGCGTTCCGCCTGTTCGCACCGTTCCGGGGCGTGCCCAAGGTGACCGTCTTCGGATCGGCGCGCACGCGCCAGGACGATCCGCTGTACCTGCAGGCGCGCGACGTCGCCGAGGTCCTGGCCGAAGACGGTTGGATGGTGGTCACGGGCGCAGGCCCTGGAATCATGCAGGCCGCGGCGGAGGGCGCCGGGCCTGAGCGCTCGCTCGGCGTCTCGATCCGACTCCCGTTCGAGGAGAAGGCGAACGGTCTGGTCGCCGGCCAGGACCACGTCGTGGCGATGAAGTACTTCTTCACCCGCAAGCTGATGCTCATCAAGGAGTCGCGCGGCTTCATCTGCCTGCCCGGCGGGTTCGGCACGCTCGACGAGATGTTCGAGCTGCTGACTCTGCAACAGACCGGGAAGGCCGAACCGATGCCCATCGTGCTGCTCGATGAGCCCGGTGGCACCTTCTGGCACGGGCTGCGTCGTTTCATCGACCAGGAGCTCGCCCCGGCGGGCGTCATCTCCGACGGCGACTTCGATCGCGTCGTGATCACCGATTCCGTCGAGGCCGCGCGCGACGAGATCACCGGCTTCTGGTGGAACTACGACTCCCTGCGGTGGATCGGCGACGAGCTGGTCCTGCGGCTGCGCGTCGCGCCGACCGATGCCGAGATCGACGACCTCAACGAACGGTTCGCGTCGATGGTCGCATCCGGGCGGATTCAGCGGGCCGAGCCTCGACAGCCCGAGATCGCGGATGCCGACGTGATCGAGCTTCCGCGTCTGGCTCTCAATCTCGAGCAGCGCCAGGTAGGGAACCTGTTCCGGCTGATCGGAGCGATCAACCAGCTGCCGTCTGCTGCTCCTGCGCGGTGATGCCGGCGGCGAACGCCGCGAGGTCGACGGGACGTCCGAGGATGCGCTCCGCCGCACGGTGCCCGGAGTAGTACGCGGCGCCGACTGTGGCCGGCTCATCGCCCCAGGTCGCTTCCCCGGCGAAATGCAACACCCCGTCGACCGGACCGGCGAGGGCGTCGTGGTCGTGATGCGACGACCCCGTGGCGAGATGCGAGTAGGAGCCGACCGAGAACGCGTCGTCACCCCAGTGCGTGATCCAGTGCGCGACCGGGGTGCCCACCGCCTCTCCATAGAGCCGGCGCAGCGCGGCGACGACGTCGGCGACGACCTCCTCGTCCGGCAGTGCCTGCATACGGCGACCGAACGGGCCGGCTGCGAAGGTTAGAAGGGTCGGGATACCGCTGACCGCGGAGACGTCGTACCAGGAGTGCCAATGCTCTCCCGCCTCGCCCAGCGCACGCAGCACGTAGCTCTCCTCGTTCCAGAAGCGCTCGGGGAACTGGAGGAAGATCTTGTTGAACACGCCCATGCCCAGGCGCTCGATCGGACCGGTCACCTCGTCGGGCAGGGCGGGCTCGAAGGTGATGTGGCCGGCTTTGAGCACGCCCAGCGGAACGGTGACGATGACGCGCTCGGCCGTGAAGGCGCCGTGAGCGGTGGCGACGGTGACCCCATCTGCTGAGCGGACGACCTCCGTGACGGT
It encodes:
- a CDS encoding flavin monoamine oxidase family protein, producing MTEFDTIVIGAGMSGTTSARMLADAGQRVVVLEGRDRVGGRMHSDRSSGFSVDRGASWIHGIDGSPLWQLVQALGIPTLEYTVGSFQAGGRPIENFDGDGRRMDAAATAQWVADVAAADAALAVEIAASSPGDTYLDVTERALDRSGFAPERIDEIREFFRHRVEEQCGAWIGDLDAHGLDEDAIDGDEVIFPRGYDELPRRIGAGLDIRLGHTVTEVVRSADGVTVATAHGAFTAERVIVTVPLGVLKAGHITFEPALPDEVTGPIERLGMGVFNKIFLQFPERFWNEESYVLRALGEAGEHWHSWYDVSAVSGIPTLLTFAAGPFGRRMQALPDEEVVADVVAALRRLYGEAVGTPVAHWITHWGDDAFSVGSYSHLATGSSHHDHDALAGPVDGVLHFAGEATWGDEPATVGAAYYSGHRAAERILGRPVDLAAFAAGITAQEQQTAAG
- a CDS encoding TIGR00730 family Rossman fold protein, whose amino-acid sequence is MTDQPLPEALSAEINAALDEAGVDSDRRLVMRMLRTAILLGEDGADRLDLKIASAALAEMRDAFRLFAPFRGVPKVTVFGSARTRQDDPLYLQARDVAEVLAEDGWMVVTGAGPGIMQAAAEGAGPERSLGVSIRLPFEEKANGLVAGQDHVVAMKYFFTRKLMLIKESRGFICLPGGFGTLDEMFELLTLQQTGKAEPMPIVLLDEPGGTFWHGLRRFIDQELAPAGVISDGDFDRVVITDSVEAARDEITGFWWNYDSLRWIGDELVLRLRVAPTDAEIDDLNERFASMVASGRIQRAEPRQPEIADADVIELPRLALNLEQRQVGNLFRLIGAINQLPSAAPAR